AGACCTGGTTTATCTTGCACATTCATTTGATCTATGACATCATCAATCAATCTTAACAAAGATGAAACTTGCCTCCCTTTAATATATCCAACCTGATCaggattaatcacattatgtaCAACTTTGTTCATGCGTAGAGCCAGACACTTCGCCAGTAATTTATAGTCACTGTTTGTTAGCGAAATTGGACGCCAATTATTTAATTCATCTCTCGGAAGGTTTTTACCTTTATGAATCAACACAATGACAGCATTTCTTTGAGACGCAGACAAACTACCATTATCAAATGCTGCTGAAAAAGATCGTGATATAAATATACTCACTCGAGACCAAAATACTTTAATAAATTCAATTGTAATGCCATCAGAACCTGGCGAAGAaccatttttcatttgttttagtGCGTGTAACAGTTCATTAGCAGTTAGGGAGCCCTCGCAGCTGTTCTTATCTTCGTTGGAGAGAGAAGGAACGCTGCAGCCTTGCAAAAAATCGTCAACATTGCCAACGTTATCTACTATATCTATTTtctttgtatacaaattcataaAATATCTTTTTTGCacactgtgtatttgtttttgatcTGTACACACTCTCCCTTCATCATCTTTCACGCGATCCATAACCTTTGCATTTGCACACGTGCTTTTTCCAAACCcaaaaaatattttgtgtttttctccccTTCCTCGACCCATTTAGCTCGAGCTCTAACCTGAGCGGCTCGTGCTTTTTTTATTTCCATCAACTCAAGTTGCATTTTCACGTGTTCACGCTTTGCTTGGGAATCATTGCAGTGAGGATTTGTACTCAGATAAACGTCTAAATCATTCAGTTTGTTACACAAATTTGCAGCTTCATTTCTCCTTTGACACTGTTTATTTTTACTATAATTAATCGTAAATTCTCTTATTTTAACTTTTAACATTTCCCAGTCCAGTTGACAATCCAGTTCTTCGCTACAAAATTCATCAATAAAAGTATTCATTTCATTGACATAATCAATATCTTCCAACATCAAATTATTGAACTTCCAATAACCTTTGCCTCGTACAATCTCACTTACTTTCATTCGAACCAGGCATCCTCTATGGTCCGAAAAAGGAACACTTACGATGCCacaatcaaaattcaaatcaaaaaTACCTGAACTAACCAAGATATAATCTAGTCGTCTGGCAATAAACGGAGACTTTCTTGACCAggtcagagactatagagtatacagagacgcgtcATCCTTCTTTGCGTTGCGGTGCGAAAATGAGACCGGCCAGCCcagcgcgggaaaagagccacaccctgccgcacaaggaaACTCGCGTTTCacggctgctgtcggctgtgtttatatcacgtttatattaacatactgtctgttctgtccggctgacagtgctgcaaaaagtaactggatgaaaaaatatgtttgtttgtgaacattctttttaaatgaccataaaaacaccgcagaaaatCGTATagtttaaaattaaatcaaattttctTAGGCAATATTcgctgcatcgctgtagttatgcaaacatgattcaagtcagtctcttttcacgaactaaccgtcgttatttttgtgtgttttaatcaaatacaaatacatactgaaTACAATGGTCagttaagcctgagaaaatattaatatgtcaggaataaatcgtttaacgaaatagttcccggttaaatcggtaactaaggcatttagtcaatttggtgtcgtcccagcacatcgaaactgaaatgtaaggaaaactgtaaaatacagcaacttaaacCAGATTCTTGTGACCAAGCTGActttaaagaatcttgatcgatcgatgattttcttatttcttttcagttgcttctttcttgttcagaaagctctctctctctctctctctctctctctctctctctctctctctctctctctctctctctctctctctctctctctctctctctcttattatggcaagattccgaggtggaataacagagctatttgtgcacgttaatcgatataagagatacgatgcggatatgttgttatgcccattgtgcagggaaagtaaggaagatgagttttattttgtgctttgttgccccgcacttcgtgatttgcgatgccagtttattcctgctaagttttatagaaacccaagtttacacaagttttctatgcttatggcatctgtAAATGAAGGTATTTTTCGAAAGTTGTCAGcttatgtgtacaaagcatttcgggTACGTagtgttatgtcttagttcatgtaagcctacggtatattttatttgaaatgtaatgtcttagttcgtgtatgatttatttcatttgatttgtgtgcaaatgtcattatgtcattgtattATATATATGTTCACTTCCGTCACAACGGGGCTATGGCCTAAagagtaaacaatccaatccaatctctctctctctctctctctctctctctctctctctctctctctctctctctctctctctctctctctctctctctctctctctctaccctctTTGACCTTTACTCATTCAAAATGGTGTacacgaacaacaacaacaatagccatcatcatcatcatcatcatcatcatcatcatcatcaaaacgTTTACAATCAAAATATTAATCATGATAATACTAACGTTCGAAGCTGCAAGCTGTTATTCGTTGTAGATCTACTCTATAACCCCGCGACGGCCGTGTCAATCAAACGAGATGGTTATGTCTACCCTAATCGATCACCGACCGTATTTGCCACTATCAGTTCCAGACTTGGCATGCCGAAATGAGATAAAGTAGAGGAGAAATAAATCTTATACATGTGAAACTAGTAGTACCAACATGCACAGCTTGGACCGGTTTGAGGctgttgtgtgtacagtgtgtgttttctgttccgGTAGAATAGATctacacgcagttcgacgctacaacatttactgattttccaacatttaacgagagaaaaatTGAAGAAACAATCCTCACCTGCTCTCTTCCTTGGGAAATTTAAACATCCTGAAGCCTTTAGCATGTgcgtttgagcaattgatggccgAACACCATGCCCCACTGCGTTTTCGCGTTGGCGCGGCAATGCTTGTGCAGCACGATATCACTACTGCTGTGGAAAGAGAAAGTAGTTttttatggaaagccgtttggctcataactattacagctgtaatttaaaataaatacagctgtatttaatgataaatacagctgtatttaatcataaatacagctgtatttaaaaataattacacctgtatttaaaaatatatacagctgtatttattattaaatacaggtgtaattatttttaaatacagctgcatttaaaaataaatacagctgtatttaaaaataattacacctgtatttaatagtaaatacagctgtatttaaaaataaatacacctgtaattatttttagatacaggtgtaattatttttaaatacagctgtatttatttttaaatgcagcTGCATTTAATAAATGCGGCTGAAATAAATTagaacttgaatcggaaaatgtaCGACATGCAAAGCGACAATCTCGTGGAGATACTACTTCCGGTGACGCCACTGGATCAGACCCGCCATTGCGACGTCAATTTGTTGCAGTCTGGTAATGAGCCAGAAGAAGTTTTAAGAAGGTAAGCaacgttttgtttgcttgttcatttgtGACTTAATGGAAGAAACAATGCGTgatctttgaaacacgggtaccgggtcccggtttgataaccactggcagtggcaatcaaagatggcgtgtaaaactaaaagcaactttctgtgttttggagttcattaaatgttgggatgaatatgtcaggtttgaggatgcacatttctgtaggttcatctcggtattccaccccctcggctttctgttgtaaatattaagctgagcacggtgatcgaatgtggaagctacgtttggtcaaaggtcacagaagatttgcgtcgtgcagcgaaggaaagaatcgcgatcttgtttccgaatcggtacctctttgtttttcattaaacctgtcattctgcttgctcggctttgttagatgtttgcatatcgtgttgctattttctttgcttttattattgtttcttacttgtgcttcgtttatcgatacaacgcaaGTAATAAAAGTGTTTGGCAATTTTCAGGGAAAATGGAATGCTACTTGTAAACTGTACAACGCATGGTGTATTCCAGGATATCTGATCAAGAGTTGGATGCGTTGGTGGAACCAATTACTGCTTCCAACAAGCTTACTGGGTCCTTAATGATACAAGCTCGTCTGAAAGGACAGGGGACAGTACTTCAGGTAACTCTTCTGTGCTGAATATTAGAATAGTAAAGcttcaaaaaggaattttaaaCTGTTGAAAAACAACTGAGAAATGGACCAATGTTTCACAGTCACAGATTCTGATTTTAAAGTTAAGTAataccgtttttatatttagtcaagttttgactaaatattttaacgtagaggggggaattgagacgagggtcgtggtgtatgtgtgtgtgtgtgtgtgtgtgtctgtctgtctgtgtgtgtgtttcgatcCATCATACAACGCCGCAGCTATGGAGGTCAATGCGTTGCTTCGGCAGGGCACTGTGGACTCCCCTAGAGTTGTATTTTGGGACCATGATTTTATGTTTTCCGCTGGAAAACAGTTTACGTTACCTGAATTTGCAGCGTCATTTCCTGGGTGATGGTGTGCATCTAGCAAACGTATATTCCCAAGCTTGGGACCTGTTGGCGTAACATATCAAGATCAAGAAGATCAAGCAACGTCAGGACAGGCCAGGTTGTACAAGTCCCTTCGTCAGGCGATAAACACAGTCGGTTTTTGTGTGATTAAATAATGTTGTAGCCGGGTCAGGTTGCATTGTGCGTTTTGACTGATCAGCTTACAAAGCACGGGTATAGGAACAGGGAATCTTcaaattgtttacattttctttcttgtttgatgCGGGTGGGTGGCATAAATCGACGGCTCTAAATGGGGTCAACCAGATCGGTAGATGGGAAGTAACTCGAGTTTATGACAGGCTCGTTGTGGATGATGTCCCTTGTCTAAAAAACCAGTTCAAGGTGGATCCGGAATGGTTCTTCGATCAACACGATTGTTGAGTGTTCTGTCAAATCAAGATATCGTGACATGTTTCAAcagtatgtttctgtgttggtGGATAGTATGGATCAGTGTTTTTCCAGAGTACTTGGAAATAATTTTCAGGTGAGATTCTGATGAACATGTTGGTGTTACGATGCCTTTTCATGTGAGCGTTTGTCAATTCAGAGAATCAGAATATTTGTTCCTGTGGAGGTACTGTATGTCAATTACCTCGGGTGTTTGTCATTTCAGTGAATCAGGAAATATTGGTTCCTGTGGAAGTACTGTTTTGTCAATCAcctgttattttgcctaggagaTTCCAAATTTATTTTGATTGTGGTACTGTGGGCTAGGTAATATTTCATGTGGAGGTACTGTTGTCACTTGTGTTGGCTGGTGCCTCACAGATTACAAACACTATTTTGGTTAAAGTACATGTACCGTGGGCTAGGTAATATTTCATGGTGGGGCTGATTTTTCAGAGAATCAGAAAACATGGTtcgctgttgttctttttgtcaaaTTAAGCTATAGGGCCTCAGAGATTCCAACATTAGTTAGTATTTGTTAGCCAGGTATTatgttggtgtgtgacagttCAGAGAACCATGATGTAATTTCCTGTTGGTGTTCTGTTTGTCATAAATGTATTGAGCCTCAGAGATTCCAAACTCGTTTGGTGGGGGTACTGGGTGCCAGGATTTGAGTttgacacagaaaacacaattgGTTTGAAGTACTTTGGGCCAGATTTTAATCAATTTCTTTGGTTTGTATTTCAGACTCCCAAAATCTGGTGACAACTTCAGAAGTATGGGATATTAAACACCTTTTACAAGCTGAACAGTGAAGGAGTTGTTAACTCCTGCAAGGAGCAGCAGACAAGTTCAAGGCTTATGTGTAATTCTCAGTAATCTGACAAATAAGGCTGTGTTCACATATCCTGTTTTTTATGCACAGGAATATGCCTCCCAGGAGGGCAGCGTCAAGGCGGGTAGCCGAAGTGACCCGAGCCGCTGCAGGTCGGCCGAGGGCCAGCAACCAGACAGCCTCGCAGCGACAACCCGGTGGGTTTGAGTCAGCCACAGCAGGAGGGGAAGAAAGCGCCACTGCTTTGGCCGCGGTATTGGCAGAACTACGCAGGCTGGGGGAGCGGCAAGAGACCTGCCAAGTGGCCATTGTCTCGCTCCAGAAAGACAACCAACGTCTGCAAGAAGCTGTTTCGGGTGATCGTGAGGCCATCGCCTCAACATCCGGATCGATGACAACCGGTACCAGCAATTCTACCCTGTCTGGCTCGGTTGCCAACCTGGTCAACACAATCACAGGTGAGGCGGCAACCCAATTGGTGCCTGTTGTTTTGTTCGTCGAGGATAAAGTTAAACGCAGGATCTGGGGCCCGGGGCGTCAATCCACAATGACaactgaaaagtttcaaatggaagcgtgtcaatgttaattgtaattcaatctgacaatGATCTCTTTCCTGCGTTCATGCGGTTGCAAACAgaccagaattggttctgttctgttcacatagTACTTTGAGTTCACTTACATGCAAGGGTGATGCACAGTATTCCTATGGAGAGAACTTCATCTTTAAGTGTACTTCGATTAACTGAAGATATTCAATTGTTTACTTCAATGTGGGAGGTGTGCAATGTGTAAATACACATCAACTCAGTCAGTAAGATTTATGTGCTGGTGTATGATGCAGAGCTGTCAGCCCCTATGAAGCTTCATGTGTAGCAATCTTGAATTTATagtgtagcaaatggtgtttatcTTTAAGTATTGCATCATCTTATAATCCACTGCACCTACATGTTTATATGTCAAGACACAAATGTTGCAATAACTGTGTTCAGACAAGAAAACAGCAGCAGGAACAAATGAACATTGTAGAGTGTCTGTATAACGAAGTAGCATTTTCTGTTTTACAAGTAGCATGCTACATCGAAAGCGTAATAGTCTGCAGCTCTAATTGGGCCACTAATGCGACATGGTGCTTTTGGATTCCACAAGTTATTTTGCATGTTGTTTTTAAGGCAAATATGTCAGAAGCTCCTAAAGAACTTTAGTGGGTAAGCCTGTGACATTGTTGtccacatagagaatactatatgGTTTCCTATGAAATACCAGTTTTACTCAAGTTGTGCTTTTAAATATTAAACTGCGAACAATATTTCAAAACACtagtgtaaaactggtatcaaacaggaagccatgtagtattctgtttatcctacatacagggttcgtacaggtcatggaaagtcatggaatttgatttttaattttccagacctggaaagtcatggaatttcaattcaagtcatggaatttcaattcaagtcatggaatttaacataaataagaaagaaaaaaaaataacctttagcacgccagctttctttcgagttgtttcttgacaacaaaaagtatgcggaattggaacgaattaccaaggaagatcttcgcaatgaactgtgtatcgcggtgaaaaaaatgacagttcgtcaagtcacagtgttaGTGACGGTtatgaaacggaatttacgaaagtgcagatggatacaaacagtggctggtccagtttagtgaaatgacaggaccagcaaacattaccgataatctgactgcgtagcaaatgcttgacttgcttgtcaaagagacactgcgtagaaactgactcaaattcagtgcaaagcaagccagtgtcaaaactggcagtgacaagatgtaaaaagtttgcgtgttcggaaatggcgacctgtggatctagtcatggaaaatgttattgaggctcatgggaaagtcatggaattttgtttctaaaaaccagtggggaccctgtacatACTGTTGCATGTTCATTGCTGTAAATGTCCCTTTGTCGAAGCGCCCAGATTGaagaagcttaaaaattgaaCCTGGATCTCTCCGAATGCCTCGTGTAATCTTTTATGTCAAAGCAAGGAAATGTCACTGGTGTGGTGTTTACGTTCTTAAAATTCTTCCGAGTGTTCAAAGAAGGACGCTTGTTTCGGTATTGGAGGCAGTGAAAAATCAGGTCCTTGTCAGACAAGACCTCTTTACACATGCAATGTAGAGTGAAtggtattgttatgacatgagtgGTATGTCACGTTAGTGTAATAAGTTGTATTCTTACACGCTCCACAAAGGCACAGAGTACGGGGAGCCATCCCGCGGGTTGATCCTGGTGGAGTAGCTGTCAGAGCTTTGGCGTTGAGGCCCACGAGACGTCGTCTGTACCAAGTATCAGGACCAAACGCTCTCTGGCATCTAGACGGATACCACAAGttgatatcgtgagtacagctacaaatacatacactgggcacaaaaaaatcctttttaaaaatttggtGAATGTTGAGTGTGTCCGGTGGTGGGGAGGATGTTGGGGGTTGTGCCAGTTTGAACATGGAATTTGAGTGGATTGATACAGGTGGCATAAGGGTGATAAGGAATTCTCTTATTTTATGACGCtggaatctttcttttaagacaTACATAACCCTGAGATAATAaggtcttataatgggggtaaacttacagaggttatgagcagaaTATCTTAGAGAACAGCATACCTGCCAATTGCTACGATTTTGGCGCAGCATGCTCCGATTTTGCAGGAATTGCTACGCTGCTACTCTAAGCCCTGAGCTGctacgctaaaaaaaaaaaaatgtcaagcGTGCAAAATGTTCACTTATTGCTTGACAATCAACAATGAACATTGCATAACTAGTCGAGTACCGATGGCTGGGAACCAC
This Littorina saxatilis isolate snail1 linkage group LG17, US_GU_Lsax_2.0, whole genome shotgun sequence DNA region includes the following protein-coding sequences:
- the LOC138952200 gene encoding uncharacterized protein isoform X2, which gives rise to MYDMQSDNLVEILLPVTPLDQTRHCDVNLLQSGNEPEEVLRRNMPPRRAASRRVAEVTRAAAGRPRASNQTASQRQPGGFESATAGGEESATALAAVLAELRRLGERQETCQVAIVSLQKDNQRLQEAVSGDREAIASTSGSMTTGTSNSTLSGSVANLVNTITGTEYGEPSRGLILVE
- the LOC138952200 gene encoding uncharacterized protein isoform X1, with the protein product MVLRSTRLLSVLSNQDIVTCFNSMFLCWWIVWISVFPEYLEIIFRNMPPRRAASRRVAEVTRAAAGRPRASNQTASQRQPGGFESATAGGEESATALAAVLAELRRLGERQETCQVAIVSLQKDNQRLQEAVSGDREAIASTSGSMTTGTSNSTLSGSVANLVNTITGTEYGEPSRGLILVE